AAGACAACCCACATTTTCTAATGTCCAGGTAATCTAGTTTGCTGCCAGCATAATGTTTGATGGATAAGCCCAAGTGGATCTCTTGTAGTTTATCAATTGccaaaatatgtttcaaaaaaaacaaaactactgtCTTGTGATGAAACATTTGTGTTGTGGGTTGTCCCAGTCATCTTTTTTGGATATTAAAGAAAGCAAAACCTGAGGACCTTCCACAACTGCTTGATGTTCACTTGTGGTGGCTACAGCTTGGTCCATTGTCAGTTGCACATTGAAAACAGCAGCTAAACAGCTGGCCCTCTGATCTCTCCTTCCATTCCACACTGATGACTTTAAGTGATCAGATCCTTGTAATCcagcagctcctctggtcataGTTTAATTTACACAGTGAGCCTATGAAAATATAGAAGAATCCAACTGCAATATGACTCAACAGCAATTCTGTGTTTTCTGGACGTGGATGACAAGGGAAGGTTGTTCCCTTGAGGTCTTTTGTGTCTCTTGGTCTTTTCCCTCTGCATCTAAGGTCATCCTTGTCCTCTTTCTTGGTGTAGAGCGGATTTTTCTGGTTCTGAATCACTGTCCAGAGAAATTTGATTGTAACCATTTCCATTTTCTCAGAGATATCTCTGGCCAAGATCTTCCTCCTCGTCCTCTCTAGTGAGGTGCATCCTGGGATCACCTTTCTTCAGAAAAGGCCCTCTATCCGTTAACCAGAAAACTGATATGGGCCATTTTGGGCTTCTTCTCAGACGTCTTGTCTTGTCTCCTGACCAGGACATTTATGCCTCATCTCATTATAGTTTGAAGTCAGCGGTCTTGTCAATAGAGAATGTGTAGCTGGATTTCTCAGACCTTTTTGTCTGGAAACCTGCTCAGGTGGTGTTGTTCTTCAAAGCTTTAGAAATTGCTAGGAGTGATCTTACCAAAAAGGTCTTCAGTGACTAACGGATATGGTTTTGAGCAAtgaagtatatatatatattgtaaattCTGAAATGTCCGGTCAATTATGTCAGTTGTTTGAATGTGATAATTATGGAACTCTCGTGATGGTTGcattacagtttacagtattaATAGCTATAAAAAGActaatttgtaataataaaaactttgtattactttttaaaacccAAAATCTATAGCATAAATTTACTTTGTACATTATCTGTACATAACACTGTTGCACTATCGTCACTTCACTGTTTTGGGGCCaatggtggacaaccgctctacatCAGTCTCCCCTAATATTATTTAGTCCTACCCCTCGTTATGAAGTGTCCTTTTGTAAGCAGTATATTAGTataattatatttgtatattatttaagTGGTTTATTGAACCcattctgtttctgtgtacACACAGAACAACCAGCCTAAATGTGAAAGCAGCAGgagaaatacaatttttaaatttgtcttatttttttatttgatagtgtattttaatgtctgtttctaCTAAATTATAAAATGCATTATTGTTATGGTAGTTAAAACATTATGAATGTGCTTTACATTATATAACTCCTCTACATTATATAACTTGCCTGTCATACCAAAGAATATACAGTAGTACAGTATTCCTTTCATTGTGTAAACTCAGCCATCAGTACACAAATTATGTCCCTCTCCTCATAACCATATACCTGTGATGAACTGTGATAGGCTGTGATAGGCTCCACCCCATGACCCTACAAAGGATAAGCGCTTACAGATAAATGGGTGGATGGACTTGTCCTTTAAATCGATCTGTTCGGCTCCTAACAGAGTCCCGACAGACCAGGAAATTCATATTTTCAACAGGCCAAATAACTTTCTtgatatttgtgtttgctttttaatcttttccCGCTGTTTTtagcaattttatttatttcttaccATCATGTGGTCCTTACAGGCACCacgttggtgacccctgctatACGACATACTGTATTAACATTAGTATTATACTATGTTGCATAGtataatacagtataatgtgTTATAATaagttttttggcatttggcctctgGACACACGCACATTGAATTTGAAATCCAAACACTTACAATGTGATCAAAGTCCAGACTTTCAGGTTAAATGCAAGAGGGTTGACCAAAGTGTGTCCACAAACCATTTTGGAATTAAACAGTTTCAATACAATAAATCTTTCAAATTCACTGTGCTGATGTACAGAGgccaaaggacaaaaacattatCAGTGGTTCGATATTTATGAATCTGAATTTATGTacaaaatattttcctttgtttctgctTAGTTTAGTCCTGCTGGGATTGGACAGAACACATTACCTTTTTACGtgttctctgcagctctgtgctCTTTgatttctctccctttctgtacTCACACAAgcatgatcttttttttttttgttgtataatAATTGTATCAGAAATAATGCGTATCTTCCCACCTCCACTGGGATTAAAATATTCACTGTATTTCTTAATAATATTGAAACCAAAAAGAGTACCAGAGAACTGTCCACTGTCTGTGCAGGAGGTGCATCCTAACCCCGGTCAGCCATATGAAGGTGTTTCCCGTACAGCCTATCTCCCAGACTCTTCAGAGGGCAGGATGATTCTCAAACTGCTGAAGCAAGCTTTTGATCAGAGACTTATCTTCACTGTTGGACGCTCCACCACCAGCGGCAGGAGCAACACGGTCACATGGAATGATATTCACCATAAAACGTCGACACGTGGAGGACCAACCCAGTAAGGCCTCTTATTAAGCAACATTACAGTTTTGATGTGCAGCATTACTTGTATTAAACTTTGTGCCTCTCATGTCATCGCCCGTAAATTTTTTTGGCATATTCATATCTCACAgccacaaaaatataaaaaaaaaaaaagttgaactGACATGATTGATTTTTGTATTACATCTTATATGACAAGATGAACTTACAAGTCTGATGAAAATGTAATCGCAGTGAATTGTCATTGAATGTGAAATTGTCCGTCTAAATTTATTGAATGTCTCTCACTGTCTTTGCAGCTATGGATACCCAGATCCTGATTATCTCATTAGAGTTCGGGATGAACTGAAAGTCAAAGGAATTGAATGAGTAACTCTACATTTTGTCCTCAGAGCTGAGTTGACTGTATTAAATTACAACATTATGTCTGAAAAGTTACAAACTTCTTCTCACAGGTTAAAGTAAATGATGGGGTTTATCAGTCAGTCTTAATGAAACATCGTTGGCATCATCTGCTGCGTGCTTGTTTACTGCACCAATATAATTTCTCCCTGCTCTCCCATTGGAGGATCATATTAGATAAGACCCACCTTCCTCAATCATGGCCCTTAATTGAACCCATGACAACTTactgttatttacattttagtggTAAAGAGTTCCAATAGCTAGTATTCCCATGTGTATTTATTATAGAATTATAATTTCAATCTGCACAATGTTGGGCAAACTGACAGTCACTGCAAgttattctctttatttaaaatgacctgtactgaaaattgtttttgtcatataaattttaaaatattacatatgtagcgtttttaaaaaattgttttggaaTTATTTTGTCTTGATATTGACCCAAGCAGCTCTTGGACCTTCAAGAGACGAGTGCATTTACTTAAAAAGGCTTTTAACTTGTTAAAATAACTGCTGATCTTTCTCTGTAATGCAAATATGTACAGACTCATATGTACTTAATGGTcagtttttttcaaatttgttttccttAAGTCTATTTGTACACATCAATCGTTTGGAGTGGCAGGAAatacactaaaaacaaaagccttttGTCATTGCAGTCAAGCTTTGTTAATTTGAACTCCACATTAAACTCAATGTGTCccaatgaaaaataaaggtaaagtgAATTTTTTTCAAAGTCTAAAAGCttcaaataaaagtttaaaccATTTATTCAATTAGGCACTTCCAAGCTCTGACTTTATTTTCTATGGTGAAACAAAGTACATAGACTAGAGGTCCCTTTATTTAGAGAACATATAATTTCTGCAATTTGAGGTGATGCATACATTTCTTGGTCACCTCTTCTCCCACAATCACAGATTAATCACTCCCAGGCCTTTGCTACATAAACTATCAGAGAGAGACCTTCTGTAATCAAGCAATCATGTCTTTCACAGAATCCATTAGGCTAATGCTGTAAAAAGTTGTGTTAAAACACCAGTTAAACTACTCTGCAAAAAATGAGGCAATGTGAAATTAAGAGTGTAGTATGGTACATAGAAAAAAAGGCTTTGTTGGAAGTTTTACAGCACAATCTCCAACATTTTGGATGAGTGCAGCTCAACCATTGTAAAAGTTTGGAACGTCGATATTACAATTGTCAATAAATGTCCCCCGTTTTGTGCTCAATGCGAATACACAAGTAGACATGTTCATATCTAGAATGACAGACCATCTTTTGAACCTGCTGAATAATTTTGGTGTTTCATAATCCATTAGATTTACCAAAGCTCAATaaatgatgacaatgattttattttgagaGCACTCACAATGCACATTAAGACTGTCTGTATTTTAAAGCATAGCTGGACTTAAGGAAATGGGCTTGTCACCAAGCCTACACACACGAGAAGATCAGGATCTATTTACGCACATCTGATACAAGTGTGGACAATGTTTAGCATAGTTAGGCATGAAGACTAGAACCTGTTGGAAACTGCTAGTTTAGCTCTATCAAAAGTGAAATATACTATAAAGCAGTCCACTTTACATATGTTCTACAATCAGCTGAAGTATTGTGTTCGACTGTCCAGGGCCCTGTTCCTCATATGTCTTTCATAAGTTGCCATTGACACTTGATACTCTGCTGCCTGAAACTGGGGTGATATTAAGAATAAAATGGCCACAGCCAGATAACCCTCCATAATGAGGGTAGGACTTTTGAGACGTCTGAACAGCCGACAGAGCCACTAATCACCTACAATTAGAGAATATATCAAATATGTTCATTAGACAGTACTTGGACATTATCGTGAAGAAGCAATGGTAGCTGATCCACTGTTTTTAAGTGACTATACGTCCCGTGCCTTTCCCTGTACGGGACGGTTACTCCCGATACTCAAGACTACATTTCTTGAGCAAATTACATAAAAGCCAGGttgaaacaaactaaaaaccGAGGTCATCGTGATAAATGCATGTATCCCACATCAAGCTCCTCAGATTGCTCCATTTAggattttatttcaattcaCTAAAGTAAAAACCAAATCCATTTGAACAAAAGTAACCTGGCATTGATTGGGTCTGTGTTAGAGTTTGTTGCTACTGTGAAAATGCTTGATCATCAACAGTCATTCAAAGAATTGATGTTTTACCCTGGCTGCCTCACACAAGTTaagatttattgtttaaaaaataaaaataaaaacacccacCCTGCTTCAACTTATTCATGtcttgaacatttttttctatttattcttCCTGCCATCATCATACCTTGTATAGGTCAGAACTAGACAAATTCTACATGTGCTTGTAGGAATTAGTGcccaaaaataatacaaattccTTTTCTTACAGAATGTTTTAACCAAGTGGGGTCAATAATGTTCACTGTTTTGGCTTTGAAATAGTTTTCCAAAATATGCAATGAAAGGGCTTAATGAGGAAAGTCGTGAAAGTTAGCACTTAATTTTCCTGGGCTTTACATTGTTTCCATGTAGGTTTAGACTTCTTTAGCCATCTTAAGCCCAGGACAATGGACTGTCACTGGTCCCAGCTGCTGCTTTGCTGCAGGAAAATCCTCAGTTGGAAATCAGCAGGTAGATGGGGCCTTTTGCGTGGAGTTTGAATTTCCTTTGCAGGCCTGAAAGGTTGTCTACCTCTGAGAGATATaccggctacatgtcaaagtaccccccacccctccccgtAGCCAGTGTGAGCAGATTTTTCAAGATCAGCTAAGAACCTGTCATTACCGTACAGCATCACTGCCTTGTACATAGATTTATATGTGTACATCACATTTgataatattttgtattgtgtggTTGGTACCTTGAGGAACTGCACCATACATATCATAGTCCTAAGAAACTTAAGAACCCCAGAGATATattaaacagaaaagaaataggATATGAATCAACACCTTGATTTTGGCCCCACCTATACCAACTTAAATCACTTTGTTTAAAGTTATGTAagagttatttgttttttcgcAAAAGGGAATATAACTGAAACATTAGAGGGAACAGGCTCATGAAGGGTTAACAAGGACAACTGTGTTGAAGGAaatggaaagaagaaaatgaaggaggatagttgggaaaaaaaaaaaaaaaaaaaaaaaaaaaaaaaagagggcaGCCCATTCCAAAAGTCCAGGCAGGAATAAACTTTAAGTCAGTCAAGACACCATGTTGGGGTCTGATACCTCCCCCAATGTACAATGCCACTTGAATGCCACAACAGCTTGCTGTCCGCTTTGTGGTAGCCTCATTTGGTGAAGGCCGCCACCACAGCCCATAACAGCTCATTGGTGTTGGCCTTCATGCTCTCTCCCTCAGGCTCCAGTTCCAGAAGCTGCCGCACTCTCTTCATGGCCAGGTCATACTGGACATCTAGCAGCGGGGCAAAGGCATTTTCCAGGACATCTGAGGAATGGGCTAAGAAGATGAGCGCAAGCAGACGTCTGTCCATACGATGAGGGTCATTTACCCACTTGTCCAGTAAAGCCTCCTGCACCTTCTTGATGAGGCGCTGcttgatgttgttgttggtcAGAGGATGTGTGGTCATATCAAAAAGCAGGAAGTTCTGCTTCTCAGTAGTGAGGACACCTTTTTCCACCAGGTTTTTGGCCAGCCGTTCACGCACATTTCGGAGTTGATAATGAAGCTTCAAGGGGTTCCACGTCTCTCCTGAAATgcaatgataaaacaaaaacaatgaatgcaCAAAAAGATATGTTCATATTCATTTACAAAAAGGTGTTTTGACAAAGACagtgaaaaaatgaaaagagcaagCAACGATATTAAATACAGCACACCACAGTAGTAGGCCTGAGGATGTTCCTTTTTAATTGTAAGACATAACTTTGAATGTTCTGGTGACCTGCTTCCTTCCAAGTTGGGAACAGAGTTAACTTGGAAGCATATTTGTACTTTGCAGATTTAACAGCTTGACTAATTTTGCAGTTTGAGGTTTTGGGACACTAACTATTTGATAAAACTAGTTCCTAGTCTGTATTTGGATTATGTTTCTGAGTGTATGATTCACTCCGGTGTTTATTGTTCCTGCCAAAATCGATAATGTTTGTTATTATCTACATTGTTTTGAAACAAGCTGTGGGGGAAAACAGGCTGATAATACCAGAGAGAAGGACATTTGCATACTTTATCCGGAGACTATTTCTCAGGGGACAATGCTGTAAGAAAAAGTTTGCAGGCTGCAACATCCCCACCTAATGACAGCTGATGAGGGTTAAGTAAAGACAGATCTAAGCTTTGtggaaacatttactgtatattggcTGAGGGCATATTATGATAATCATAGATTGGGATACGGTTTATgcatgttgtgttttaattaacttCAGAGAGATCTTCGCGTGTTTACTTTCATGTACCCGTTTGACATCCATTCAACCAATGAGCAGACAAAACTTTCTCGTGTGACTTCTGCTAATGAATTTTGGTTCACTTGAATTGTTTGTTGTGTGCAAGGATCCTTTAAAGGGAAAGAAACCAAGCTTACAAACTGTTCAACTGACTCGGACTACAGCAAATGAActatacatttgaaaatatccTAAAGTGACAGAGCTTCCCCCGATACGTTAAACAGCAAAAAGTGAACATACAACACTATTTGACTCCGTCTAGCTAAGTAAGGAAGCAGAAATAACCATTAGGACTCAGCAGGCTCATTGCTTctaacagacagacaaatgtcTAATTTGCAACAATTATTCAAATATCTTAAATACATACTTAAGTCTGAGTCTGCTAGTCTGTTGTTGCtttgtcagctttttttttaaatcagtctgagtaaattttgcatttctttggatTCCATAGAAATGCAATCgagaattggcagaaattatgttttttttcccctgggaATCCTAGATTCCATTCTCATGTCAGCTGCTTTTTCACTGAGGCTCTGAGGATGAGGTTTTTATAAAGGTTGCTCTAAACAGTAGAACAGTGTGCATTTTTAAACCACGTCACGTATACGGCAGCTGAAGACTATGTTCATGTTGTAGCGTAGGCAAAGGTTATGTTCATCCCTGAAAGCATAGCACAAGCcctgttttcttcttctactaGTTGACATAGCAGCACAGCTACAGCTGCTGAAAGGAACATTTTATACAGAATGGTGCAGCAGCTTATGGTGCAGTAAAGCTGCCTTGAATGGACAGTGTGTAAAGGGGTATTTATAAACTTCTTTTAAGATAATACAGACTGTGTGGTGCTGTGAGCAGACAAAGCAGCAGAACCTACCACTGAGCAGTTCAATCCAGCTCTGCACGGTCTCTGGCGGTTGGGTGTCTTTGATGTGTTTTAGGGCTTCATCCAGGAGCACATCACCTGTTGGAGCATCCGATTTACAAATCACCTGCAAATGTTATTCACAACGGTGACAGCCAGTTAAAAGGTTTCGTTATCAAAGGAGATCTGctgaagtaaatgtaaaatgccattttcttttcttttgtctagACCCTGCTTACAGTGGTGACTGATAATGGCCAGGACCATGCAGCAGAATAGGCCATGAAATAATGCTGACAGATTTTGTACAGTATATCGTGCTTTGACAGTAAGACTAAGTAAGTGAACTACAATTGGTCTCTCAATGAGcttttttagattatttttggTCCAAAAAATGAGAATGGCaaatatgttgaaaaaaaagTCATGGACGCTCAGGCTGACATGTTCTGATGTTTTGCCTCATAAACTGCATAAAGCCAATTTACTCAAATACAATTATGACCTGTTGTTGATATGTCAGTGCTATGCAAATAAATGGAAAACTCACTTTTAATCTGCACTTGACTGTTATGTAGCCCATAACAAGGAAGGAAAATCAAACAGTTACAAGTTTAGATACATAGATTGTTATGAGTTTGTGCATGTCACTGTACATGTTGAGGCTGCATACTCAATTGGCAGTGGCATAAGGGAAATGAAAAAACCGAAAGTAATGTCTCACTTATTGATTTAGTAAAAGTTTAAGAGTCTGAATGTGTCCTACCTTCCGTGCCAGCAGACTTTTTCTCCTCATGCCACAAGCCTCCAGCTGAAGGCGTCCTCGCAGGGCCAGTTCAATCAACATGCACCCTCGCAACCCTGATGAAATGCAGTCATTCCAGAACGAGGTGTAGCCCTGCATCATGAAAACACTTGCGAGTAAgtaagtaattaaataaatatagaagCTACGATGTACAATATGAGTTCTATAAGAATTCCTATGGTCGAGTTGCAAAAACGGATCTATACAGAAatggtctaaaaaaaaaaaaaaattgcaatttgaTTATTGTTTAGTTATTAAGAAGAAAAGGATGAGCAATGCTACCAATTTTACTTATTATATGGAACAATAATATTTCAGAATATCATTTTTCATAATATAAAAAGCCAATTTGACagtcttcaaaaaaaaaaaatgatgccaCAATAGGGCTGCACAACAGcattttttctcctcctgcaatatatattttgacctgagaaaaatacagaaagagcACGAGGGAAAGGAGGAAAGGAAATTAATAATTGCTTtgtgtaaagcaaaaaaaaaaaaaaaagtaaaaaaagcagCCAGACTTCTCTTAGAGATTAGTCATTGAAAATGAGAACTGTGCAAGTTTTCCTTTTGTATGAATTGGCAAAAATATTGCATATCCCACAATCTAACTTTTGCGCAAGTGTACATTGTGATGACCGTGCTGAAATGAGACATCTCGCAGCCTCACACCACACAAAATTCACTATTTATTCAGGAGTTTCTTACTGCAACATTATCTGAGGAAGCCGGCGTTTCACTGATCTAGAAGACTGTATGAAGCCAAGCCAACATCTACAAATGTGTCAACTGACACAATGTAACAGAACAGTTTTGAATTATATAAACCCCTCCAGAGCTGATGAAATGAGTGATTGAACATCTCTCCACAGACTTGTACAAAACTGGTATAATCCAATCTGTAAATGGCCTGtgcagcctggtggctcaatgggtagaccAGCAGGCTGGGATGGAGAAGTcagcaggatcaaatcccagcctaccaaTCAGGTGTGTCCCTGCTATTGTTATTCTTTGTGTAAAATGCAGACATTGTTATCACAGTTATCTATATGGTCCCAGTGTCATGTACGAGTAAGAAATGTGTCAGTCAAAATCCTAATAAAGCAGGATGTGAATGCcctttaaatgtttgacaggTTAGTTTTGAATGTGAGTCTCTTTTCATGATGATCTTTTATTGTTTGAGACTGGACCGGCCACCTGTTGAAACATCTGAACATACAGGTTTAACCTGTTACACTTTACTTCCAAAGAAAAGCTTCTACAAATAACCCAGGTGTGTGTGGAAGTCCTGTCTACCTCTACTGGGAATCGATGTGGTAAAATGTAAGAGTTGTTGCTGGGGGGATGCTTTTAATCTCCCTGGGTGGTCCACAGTATTATCAGCTATAAGTggtcacaaaaataaacacatacgAGTAGTAAATAGTAGGAGATCTAGGAAACATACTTAGAGATGAAgcaatttcttttcatttc
This window of the Channa argus isolate prfri chromosome 11, Channa argus male v1.0, whole genome shotgun sequence genome carries:
- the golph3a gene encoding Golgi phosphoprotein 3, translating into MASLTQRSSGLVRRNEASRNAADKDRPAGEEYEARRGDEQDDDDTGDSKETRLTLMEEVLLLGLKDREGYTSFWNDCISSGLRGCMLIELALRGRLQLEACGMRRKSLLARKVICKSDAPTGDVLLDEALKHIKDTQPPETVQSWIELLSGETWNPLKLHYQLRNVRERLAKNLVEKGVLTTEKQNFLLFDMTTHPLTNNNIKQRLIKKVQEALLDKWVNDPHRMDRRLLALIFLAHSSDVLENAFAPLLDVQYDLAMKRVRQLLELEPEGESMKANTNELLWAVVAAFTK